Proteins from one Strix uralensis isolate ZFMK-TIS-50842 chromosome 14, bStrUra1, whole genome shotgun sequence genomic window:
- the DRD1 gene encoding D(1A) dopamine receptor → MTWNDTTMDGEGLLVERDSSFRILTGCFLSLLILSTLLGNTLVCAAVIRFRHLRSKVTNFFVISLAVSDLLVAVLVMPWKAVAEIAGFWPFGSFCNIWVAFDIMCSTASILNLCVISVDRYWAISSPFRYERKMTPKAAFIMISVAWTLSVLISFIPVQLNWHKATTTSFLDLNASLQGISMDNCDSSLNRMYAISSSLISFYIPVAIMIVTYTRIYRIAQKQIRRISALERAAVHAKNCQNTSGNRSSMDCQQPESNFKMSFKRETKVLKTLSVIMGVFVCCWLPFFVLNCMIPFCEPTQPSKGAEAFCINSTTFDVFVWFGWANSSLNPIIYAFNADFRKAFSTLLGCYRLCPMSSNAIETVSINNNGAVVFSSQHEPKGSSPKESNLVYLIPHAIICPEEEPLKKEEEGELSKTLEKMSPALSGILDYEADVSLEKINPITQNGQHKT, encoded by the coding sequence ATGACTTGGAACGACACCACTATGGACGGGGAAGGGTTGCTGGTGGAAAGGGACTCTTCCTTTCGGATCCTCACGGGCTGCTTCCTCTCACTGCTGATCCTCTCCACGCTGCTGGGAAACACACTGGTCTGTGCAGCTGTCATTAGGTTTCGCCACCTCAGGTCCAAGGTGACCAACTTCTTTGTCATCTCCTTGGCTGTGTCAGATCTCTTAGTGGCAGTTTTGGTCATGCCTTGGAAAGCTGTGGCTGAGATCGCCGGTTTCTGGCCTTTTGGTTCGTTTTGCAACATCTGGGTGGCCTTTGATATTATGTGCTCAACAGCTTCCATCTTAAATCTCTGTGTCATTAGTGTGGACAGATACTGGGCCATCTCCAGCCCATTTAGGTACGAGAGGAAAATGACCCCCAAGGCAGCCTTCATCATGATCAGCGTGGCGTGGACTTTGTCCGTGTTGATTTCCTTCATCCCTGTGCAGCTGAACTGGCACAAGGCTACAACCACAAGCTTTTTGGACCTAAATGCCAGTTTACAAGGTATAAGCATGGACAACTGTGATTCTAGCCTAAACAGGATGTATGCCATCTCCTCTTCTCTAATTAGCTTCTATATACCTGTGGCCATCATGATAGTAACTTACACGAGGATATACCGGATTGCTCAGAAGCAAATACGACGCATCTCAGCTTTGGAGAGAGCAGCAGTGCACGCCAAGAACTGCCAGAACACGAGTGGCAACAGGAGCAGTATGGACTGCCAGCAACCCGAGAGCAACTTCAAAATGTCCTTCAAGAGGGAAACAAAGGTTTTAAAGACTTTGTCGGTGATCATGGGGgtgtttgtgtgctgctggtTGCCATTTTTTGTATTGAACTGCATGATTCCTTTCTGCGAGCCTACTCAACCGTCCAAGGGAGCAGAAGCTTTCTGTATTAATTCCACCACCTTtgatgtttttgtttggtttggatgGGCTAATTCTTCCCTCAACCCCATCATTTATGCCTTCAATGCTGATTTCCGGAAGGCATTTTCGACCCTGCTAGGATGCTACAGGCTCTGCCCTATGTCCAGCAATGCTATAGAGACTGTTAGTATTAACAATAATGGAGCAGTTGTTTTTTCGAGCCAACACGAGCCTAAAGGGTCCAGCCCCAAAGAGTCTAATCTGGTTTATCTGATTCCACATGCAATTATCTGTCCGGAAGAAGAACCTCTCAAAAAAGAAGAAGAGGGTGAACTATCTAAGACCTTGGAGAAAATGTCTCCAGCACTGTCGGGTATCTTGGATTATGAAGCTGATGTTTCTTTGGAAAAGATCAATCCCATTACACAAAATGGGCAGCATAAAACCTGA